Proteins from a genomic interval of Nostoc sp. TCL240-02:
- a CDS encoding DUF2993 domain-containing protein: MFGGLTGLQDPKGTDWGERMLNTVASQTIRHLFTQSESVEVFVRCYPSSKLLQGSIDSFKMSGRGLVIRRDFAVEEMSFETDAVAIDFGSVLSGKLSLKQPTQAIAQVILSEVGINQAFSAELVKKRLLNLSVPSLTALSGGEPVSFTEVQVQLLPENRLQLVAKADLNNGELVPLSMILSIGIERRRRVSFKDPKIQLDQVPEAQREISQTLSVALVEILDNMVDLDRFDLDGVKMRLNRLETEGQKLIFSGYAEIERIPSSS; encoded by the coding sequence ATGTTCGGCGGACTTACTGGTTTACAAGATCCTAAAGGCACTGATTGGGGAGAGCGGATGCTCAATACGGTCGCCAGCCAAACGATTCGCCACCTGTTTACCCAAAGCGAGTCAGTAGAAGTCTTTGTGCGCTGCTACCCCTCCAGCAAACTGTTGCAAGGCAGCATTGATAGCTTCAAAATGAGTGGTCGTGGCTTGGTGATTCGGAGAGATTTCGCAGTGGAGGAGATGTCTTTTGAAACCGATGCGGTGGCAATTGACTTCGGCTCGGTTTTAAGTGGCAAACTCAGTCTGAAGCAACCCACTCAAGCGATCGCTCAGGTAATTTTATCAGAAGTAGGCATCAACCAAGCCTTTAGCGCGGAACTGGTGAAAAAGCGTCTGCTTAATCTCTCTGTACCCTCCCTGACAGCATTATCTGGCGGTGAACCAGTTTCTTTTACGGAAGTTCAGGTACAGCTATTACCTGAAAATCGGTTGCAGCTTGTAGCAAAAGCAGATTTAAATAATGGCGAACTCGTGCCTCTGAGCATGATTTTAAGTATAGGCATTGAAAGGCGACGGCGAGTTTCTTTCAAAGATCCGAAAATTCAACTTGACCAAGTGCCAGAAGCACAACGGGAAATTTCGCAAACCTTGAGCGTAGCGCTGGTAGAAATTTTAGATAATATGGTTGACTTGGATCGTTTTGACCTCGATGGAGTGAAAATGCGGCTAAACCGACTAGAAACTGAAGGTCAAAAACTTATTTTCAGTGGATATGCTGAAATTGAGCGTATTCCAAGTAGCAGCTAA
- a CDS encoding UDP-glucose/GDP-mannose dehydrogenase family protein: MRVCVIGTGYVGLVTGACLAHIGHDVICVDNNEEKVKLMKSGQSPIFEPGLSEIMQSAIQTEKIHFTSDLAAGVSHGEILFIAVGTPPLPTGESDTRYVEAVARGIGENLNGGYKVIVNKSTVPIGSGDWVRMLVLDGIAERQKTLVPAGGVPSDEKLAEFDVVSNPEFLREGSAVHDTFNPDRIVLGGNSQRAVALMEQLYAPIVQRKYALDQSLPPVPILATDLSSAEMIKYAANAFLATKISFINEVANICDRVGADVTQVAKGIGLDSRIGNKFLQAGIGWGGSCFPKDVSALIHTADDYGYEAQLMKAAVSVNERQRLIALEKLQQVLKILKGKTVGLLGLTFKPDTDDLRDAPALILIEQLNRLGAKVKAYDPIISQTGMRHGLSGVLVETDAERLADGCDALVLVTEWQQFSTLDYVKMAKLMAHPVIIDGRNFLDPEAMIRAGFQYVGVGR, encoded by the coding sequence ACGAAGAAAAAGTTAAGTTAATGAAGTCTGGGCAGTCCCCCATTTTTGAGCCGGGACTCTCAGAAATTATGCAGTCTGCCATTCAAACAGAGAAGATTCATTTTACAAGCGATCTTGCTGCTGGAGTTTCCCACGGAGAAATTCTGTTTATTGCTGTCGGAACACCACCTTTACCTACTGGTGAAAGTGATACTCGTTATGTCGAAGCTGTAGCCCGTGGGATTGGGGAAAATCTCAACGGTGGTTATAAGGTGATAGTGAATAAGTCTACAGTCCCCATTGGCTCAGGTGACTGGGTGCGGATGCTTGTTCTAGATGGGATTGCAGAGCGGCAAAAAACATTAGTACCCGCAGGTGGAGTACCGAGTGATGAGAAATTAGCCGAGTTTGATGTCGTAAGCAATCCAGAATTTTTGCGCGAAGGTTCGGCAGTTCACGACACTTTCAACCCCGATCGCATTGTATTGGGAGGCAATAGCCAAAGAGCAGTAGCCTTAATGGAACAACTGTATGCCCCAATTGTGCAACGCAAGTACGCTCTTGATCAATCTTTACCCCCAGTGCCAATTCTGGCAACAGACCTGAGTTCGGCGGAGATGATTAAATACGCCGCTAATGCCTTTTTAGCCACTAAGATTAGTTTTATTAACGAAGTTGCTAATATTTGCGATCGCGTCGGTGCTGATGTCACCCAAGTAGCCAAAGGTATTGGTCTAGACTCCCGCATTGGTAATAAGTTTTTACAAGCTGGTATCGGTTGGGGTGGTTCTTGTTTCCCCAAAGATGTTTCGGCTCTGATTCACACTGCTGATGATTATGGCTATGAAGCCCAGCTAATGAAAGCTGCTGTCAGTGTCAACGAACGCCAACGCTTGATTGCTCTGGAGAAACTCCAACAAGTTCTGAAAATTCTCAAAGGTAAAACAGTCGGACTACTCGGACTGACCTTCAAGCCAGATACCGACGACTTGCGCGATGCCCCAGCCCTCATTTTAATTGAGCAGCTAAACCGACTGGGAGCCAAAGTTAAAGCTTACGACCCGATTATTTCTCAAACAGGTATGCGTCATGGGCTTTCTGGTGTGCTAGTAGAAACTGATGCCGAAAGACTAGCTGATGGCTGCGATGCCTTAGTCTTAGTTACCGAATGGCAGCAGTTCAGCACTCTCGACTATGTGAAGATGGCAAAACTGATGGCCCACCCCGTCATTATCGATGGTCGTAACTTCCTAGACCCCGAAGCAATGATCCGGGCTGGATTCCAATATGTAGGTGTGGGAAGATAG